The Pyrenophora tritici-repentis strain M4 chromosome 2, whole genome shotgun sequence genome window below encodes:
- a CDS encoding TolA, Membrane protein involved in colicin uptake — protein MDPNVILKRFASTPEAERSSSSGLSDSDWRKLDRLVRVAVNDSHQYEARKLRSSVHHLSVQNELLEHEVEGLKETLDHRQKHKKKSKALDLQQRQEYHGGSVFWSPRKIREARAREVVRERDKMEEKLQKARAKKQRKEAQLQRQVKLEEKRVERQRLKEMRELERAEKAAERARKVEAQHQKKATQQAQQRKRKASRAPSSKNKRQKRAMEDRARDRVASPPSPPPPKTTSRGRNVNLPQKFR, from the coding sequence ATGGATCCTAACGTTATCCTTAAGAGATTCGCGAGtacgccagaagctgagcGGAGCTCATCATCAGGGCTCTCCGACAGTGAttggagaaagctcgatcggtTAGTCCGAGTTGCTGTcaatgatagccatcagtacgaggcaagaaagctgcgttcaagcgttcaccatctctctgttCAGAATGAGCTTTTAGAGCATGAAGTAGAGGGTTTAAAAGAGACTCTTGACCACAGGCAGAAgcataagaagaagagcaaagcccttgaccttcaacagcgccaggagtatcacggtggctctgtcttctggtctcctcgcaagatacgcgaggctcgagctagagaagtagtacgggagcgagataagatggaggagaaactccaaaaagcacgggccaagaagcagcgtaAGGAGGCtcaactgcagcgtcaagttaagctcgaggagaagcgtgtagagaggcagaggctcaaggagatgagggagcttgagcgagctgagaaagcagctgaacgcgcgcgcaaagttgaagctcaacaccagaaaaaagccacccaacaagctcaacaacgcaagcgTAAAGCCTCAAGAGCTCCCTCTTCTAAgaacaagcgtcaaaaacgaGCGATGGAGGATAGAGCTCGCGATAGAGTTGCATCTCCTCCAtcgcctccaccaccaaagaccacatcacgtggccgcaacgtcaacctcccacaAAAATTCAGATAG